Below is a window of Mycolicibacterium rhodesiae NBB3 DNA.
GGTGCGCCGATCGGCACCGTGTCCGACGTCAGTGCCACGTCCGATGGCCGCGCCGAACTGAAGCTGGCCATCGATCCGGCCCGGTTGACCCTCGTGCCCGACAACGTGCTCGTCGACATCGGGGCAAACACCGTCTTCGGGGCGAAGTCAGTCGAGTTCCTCCCACCTCCGAATCCGTCGGCGGTTCCGTTGCGCGCCGGCCAAGTTCTCGATTCCGAGCACGTCACGGTCGAGGTGAACACGATCTTCGAGTCCCTCAACTCCGTTCTGTCTCACGTCGATCCGGCGAAACTGAACGAAACGCTCGGCGCGGTGTCGACGGCATTCAGCGGGAGGGGCGAGACGTTCGGTCGTTCGCTGACCGATTTCAACGCGTTTCTGGCCACCATCGAGCCGAGTCTGCCTGCGCTGAGCCACGAGTTACAGACGTTTCCCGACGTCGCCACCGCCTACGCCGACGCCGCGCCCGACCTGTTGTCGATCCTGCGCAACGCCAGCCGAATCAGCCAGACACTGGTCGAGAAGCAGTCAGACCTCGACCGCTTCCTGGTGTCGACCATCGGGCTGGCGGACATCGGGAACGACGTCATCGGCGGCAACCGCGAGCAGCTGGCCAACCTGATGCATGTGCTCGTCCCGACGACGGATCTCACCAACGAGTACCACGAGGCTCTCACCTGCGCTCTGACCGGGATGACCAACTTCGCGTTCAAGCCGCCCGCCCCGGTGCCGGGCGTCTACGACTCGGGCGCACTGGTTCTCGGCATCGAGCGCTACCGGTATCCACAGGACATTCCGAAGGTCGCCGGAGCCGGTGGCCCGCGATGCGAGGGCCAGTTGCCTCTCGTGCCCAACCAATTTCCGCCGAAGGTCATCACGGACACCGGAACGGATCCGACCCGCTACGGCAATCAGGGTCTTCTGCTCAACTCTGACGCACTCAAGCAGTACCTCTTCGGCCCCATCGATGGCCCGCCGCGCAACACCGTGCAGTGGGGACAACCCGGATGAGCATGGGTCGTACAGCGACGAAATTCGCCGCTTTCGGGGTCGTCATGGCGGCACTGACCGCAAGCCTCTTCATGGTGTTCGGCGAGTACCGAAGCGGGTCGACAAGTGACTATTCCGCCGTGTTCACCGACGCATCCAGCCTCGAGAGCGGCGACTCGGTACGCGTTGCCGGGGTTCGGGTGGGCACCGTCGACCAGGTGACGCTGCGCGCCGACAACACGGTGCTGGTGTCCTTCGACGCCGAAGACGATGTCGTCCTTACCACCGGCACACGGGCCGCGGTCCGCTACCTCAACCTGGTCGGTGACCGATACCTCGAACTCCTGGACGGCCCCGGATCGACCCGCGTACTGGATCGCGGCGCGCAGATTCCGGCGGACCGCACCCAGCCCGCACTCGACCTCGACCTGCTGCTCGGCGGCCTCAAACCGGTCATCCGGGGTCTGGACCCCCAAGATGTCAATGCGCTGACCAACGCTTTGCTCCAGATCTTCCAGGGACAGGGCGATACCCTGCAGTCGCTGCTGACCCGTACCTCGTCGTTCTCGAATGCATTGGCCGACAACAACGCTGCGCTCGAGCAGTTGGTGGACAACCTCGACACGGTGCTGGCGACACTGGGCAAGGAGGGCGAGCGATTCTCCGGTGCACTGGACAAGTTCGAACGACTGACGACCGAGTTGGCCAACGACCGCGACACGATCGGCACCGCCATCGACTCGCTCAGCGCAGGAACCGCATCCATCGCCGATCTGCTCTCCAATGCGCGACAACCGCTGGCGGGCACGGTCGACGAACTGAGTCGCCTTGCGCCACTTCTCGACAAAGACAAAGACCTGATCGATGTGGCGCTGCAACGCGCTCCCGAGAACTACCGCAAACTCGCCCGAGTCGGTTCCTACGGCAGCTTCGTGAACTACTACCTGTGCGGTATCACCATCCGGGTCACCGATCTGCAAGGCCGCACAGCGGTATTCCCGTGGATCAAGCAAAAGGACGGGAGGTGCGCAGAACCCGATGCTTAAATATCGCAACCCCAAGCTGGTCCGCGCGGGCGTCCTCGGCGTTGTCGTCGTCGCGCTGACCATCGCCGTCGGCCTACAACCCGAGCGCCTGGTGTCCTGGGCGACCGGCATCAGATTCTCCGCCGAGTTCGCCGAGGCCGGCGGACTCAGTTCGGGCAACGAGGTTAAGGTCTCGGGCGTCAAGGTCGGCACCGTCACCGATATCGCGCTCGGTGAGCGCGGCGCCGTGGTGACGTTCGTCGTCAGAGACACGGTGCGGCTGGGCGATCAGACCACCGCGCACATCAGAACGGGTTCGCTGCTCGGAGCGCGCGTGCTCACGCTGGAACCTGCAGGCACGACCGCGATGCGGGTCGGTGAGGTCATACCGCTGTCGCGGACGGGATCACCCTACTCACTCAACGAATCCGTCAACGACCTGACCACGAACGTGGCTGCCACAGATATGGATTCGCTCAACCAGTCGTTGGACACGCTGTCGGCGACCCTGGATCAAGTGGCTCCACAACTCGGTCCGACGTTCGACGGGCTGACTCGACTGTCGCGGTCGCTGAACAGCCGAAGCGAGACCCTCGGGAAGCTGCTGGGAAACGCTGCGACCGTCACCCAGGTGCTCGCCGAGCGGAGCCAACAGGTCAACACCTTGATCCTCAACGCGAACGATCTGCTGGCGGTCCTGGTGGAACGCAGGCAGGCCATCAGTGAACTCCTCGCCAACACCGCTGCGGTGGCGCGCAACCTGACTGGACTCGTCAAGGACAACGAAGCAGAACTGGCGCCGACACTGGACCGATTGAATGCCGTCACCGCGATGCTGGAGCGCAACCGCGACAATCTGTCCAAGGCATTGCCCGGGTTGAAGAAGTTCGAGATCACCAGCAGCGAGTCCGTCGCGAGCGGCCCGTACTACAGCGCGTATGTCCCCAACCTCATACCGCCCCAGCTGCTGCAGCCGTTCTTCGACTATGCCTTTGGGTTCCGGGCGGGCGACCCCAACATGCCACGGGCGTTGTTCCCGTGGCCCCGCAACGGTATCCCCGGAGGATCCCGGTGACGCGAGGGTCACGACTGGCCCTGCTCGTGGTGTTGGTCGGCGTGCTGGTGATGGGTGCGGGCGTCATCGTCCGTCAGAACCTCTTCACACCACAGACCATCGTGGCGTACTTCTCTTCCGCCACAGGTCTCTACTCCGGTGACGACGTGCGGATCGCCGGCGTCAAGGTCGGCACCATCCGGTCGGTATCACCGCAGCCGGACCACGCTGTCGTCACGCTGGAGGTCGACCACGGCGTGCGCGTCCCCGCCGACGCCAAGGCGGTGATCGTCGCCCAGAACCTGGTGGCCGCCCGATACGTACAACTCGCCCCGCTGTACCGCAGCGGTGAACCACGCATGCCCGACGACGGAATCATCCCGCAGGAGCGCACCGCGGTCCCGGTCGAGTGGGATGAAGTCAAGACACAATTGTCCAGGCTGGCAACCGAACTCGGCCCCGACACCACATTGTCGACCAGTTCGATGGGCCGGTTCATCGAAAGCACCGCCGACGCGATGGACGGCAACGGCGAGAAGCTCCGCCAGACGTTCGCGCAACTCTCACAGCTGGCCCGTATCCTCTCCGACGGCAGCGGCGACATCGTCACCACGATCG
It encodes the following:
- a CDS encoding MCE family protein, whose protein sequence is MLKYRNPKLVRAGVLGVVVVALTIAVGLQPERLVSWATGIRFSAEFAEAGGLSSGNEVKVSGVKVGTVTDIALGERGAVVTFVVRDTVRLGDQTTAHIRTGSLLGARVLTLEPAGTTAMRVGEVIPLSRTGSPYSLNESVNDLTTNVAATDMDSLNQSLDTLSATLDQVAPQLGPTFDGLTRLSRSLNSRSETLGKLLGNAATVTQVLAERSQQVNTLILNANDLLAVLVERRQAISELLANTAAVARNLTGLVKDNEAELAPTLDRLNAVTAMLERNRDNLSKALPGLKKFEITSSESVASGPYYSAYVPNLIPPQLLQPFFDYAFGFRAGDPNMPRALFPWPRNGIPGGSR
- a CDS encoding MCE family protein, whose protein sequence is MSMGRTATKFAAFGVVMAALTASLFMVFGEYRSGSTSDYSAVFTDASSLESGDSVRVAGVRVGTVDQVTLRADNTVLVSFDAEDDVVLTTGTRAAVRYLNLVGDRYLELLDGPGSTRVLDRGAQIPADRTQPALDLDLLLGGLKPVIRGLDPQDVNALTNALLQIFQGQGDTLQSLLTRTSSFSNALADNNAALEQLVDNLDTVLATLGKEGERFSGALDKFERLTTELANDRDTIGTAIDSLSAGTASIADLLSNARQPLAGTVDELSRLAPLLDKDKDLIDVALQRAPENYRKLARVGSYGSFVNYYLCGITIRVTDLQGRTAVFPWIKQKDGRCAEPDA
- a CDS encoding MCE family protein: MRPDVKRYRRPIVGLVTVLAIAGIVATAFAMFSGRFIDTVPVTVMTDRAGLLMNRGAKVKLNGAPIGTVSDVSATSDGRAELKLAIDPARLTLVPDNVLVDIGANTVFGAKSVEFLPPPNPSAVPLRAGQVLDSEHVTVEVNTIFESLNSVLSHVDPAKLNETLGAVSTAFSGRGETFGRSLTDFNAFLATIEPSLPALSHELQTFPDVATAYADAAPDLLSILRNASRISQTLVEKQSDLDRFLVSTIGLADIGNDVIGGNREQLANLMHVLVPTTDLTNEYHEALTCALTGMTNFAFKPPAPVPGVYDSGALVLGIERYRYPQDIPKVAGAGGPRCEGQLPLVPNQFPPKVITDTGTDPTRYGNQGLLLNSDALKQYLFGPIDGPPRNTVQWGQPG